In one Arachis duranensis cultivar V14167 chromosome 9, aradu.V14167.gnm2.J7QH, whole genome shotgun sequence genomic region, the following are encoded:
- the LOC107464696 gene encoding probable plastid-lipid-associated protein 13, chloroplastic — protein sequence MSMATSHPSLSSITIPSSSSSSKFSSSLSPFLALAPPQRTKARRLHVRRTCVRAMVQQAVQGAPAAYAKEMERLSAKESLLLAFKDAGGFEALVSGKTTDMQRIDVNERITGLERLNPTPRPTTSPFLEGRWNFEWFGSGSPGLFAARLIFENFPSSIASLSKMDVFIKDGNANITANMNLLNSIESKVIISTKLSVEGPLRMKEEYVEGTLVSPTIIEDRVPEQLKGALGQAVNAVQQLPVPIRDAVSSGLKVPLSNSIQRLFMISYLDEEILIIRDTSGMPEVLTRLDASPSSLGESIPEYES from the exons atgtcaatggctacttcacACCCCTCTCTTTCCTCAATCACCataccttcttcttcttcttcttccaaattCAGTTCTTCACTGTCTCCATTCCTCGCGCTCGCACCTCCGCAACGCACTAAAGCGCGTCGCCTCCACGTTAGGCGCACGTGCGTCAGGGCAATGGTTCAGCAAGCCGTTCAGGGTGCCCCTGCTGCTTACGCCAAGGAAATGGAGCGCCTTTCAGCCAAAGAATCGCTTCTTCTCGCT TTTAAAGATGCAGGAGGTTTTGAGGCACTGGTCTCTGGGAAGACAACTGATATGCAAAGGATTGATGTGAATGAAAGGATAACTGGTCTTGAGCGGCTCAACCCGACACCCCGTCCAACCAC GTCACCCTTTTTGGAAGGACGATGGAACTTTGAGTGGTTTGGTTCCGGAAGTCCAGGGTTGTTTGCTGCACGATTAATATTTGA AAATTTTCCTTCAAGCATAGCTAGTTTGTCAAAGATGGATGTGTTCATTAAGGACGGAAATGCTAACATTACTGCTAACATGAACCTGTTGAACTCG ATAGAAAGCAAAGTAATTATCTCAACCAAGTTATCTGTGGAGGGGCCACTTAGAATGAAAGAGGAGTATGTTGAGGGGACTCTTGTGTCACCAACAATTATTGAAGACAGAGTTCCAGAACAGCTTAAAGGTGCACTTGGGCAGGCAGTTAATGCTGTACAACAGCTTCCCGTTCCTATACGCGACGCTGTTTCCAGTGGTCTAAAAGTTCCTCTAA GTAACAGCATTCAAAGACTCTTCATGATATCTTATCTCGATGAGGAAATACTT ATTATTAGGGATACTTCTGGAATGCCCGAAGTTCTAACGAGGCTGGAtgcatcaccatcttctttGGGAGAATCAATTCCTGAGTATGAGAGCTAG
- the LOC107464697 gene encoding U1 small nuclear ribonucleoprotein C, with protein MPRYYCDYCDTYLTHDSPSVRKQHNAGYKHKANVRSYYQQFEEQQTQSLIDQRIKEHLGQAAAFQQVGVAYNPLVQRPAMPPVLPPPRLPIPGAPQIPGSQPLMPGMRPLLPRPIPGAPGYMSAPPMQPMVPPPGAPQVPGQLSSLPRPPTLAPTPTVPGSTAPPASNGAPSIAPPAMYQANPTAPATGGYDSYNANAQAPEGNH; from the exons ATGCCGAG GTACTACTGTGACTACTGTGATACCTACTTAACCCACGATTCT CCATCTGTGAGAAAGCAGCATAATGCAGGTTACAAACATAAG GCAAATGTGAGGTCCTACTACCAACAATTTGAAGAACAACAAACTCAAAGTTTAATCGATCAAAGGATCAAAGAACATCTTGGGCAAGCTGCAGCATTTCAGCAGGTTGGTGTGGCTTATAATCCTCTAGTTCAGAGGCCAGCCATGCCCCCTGTATTGCCACCTCCGAGATTGCCTATTCCTGGTGCCCCCCAAATACCTGGAAGTCAACCGCTAATGCCGGGAATGCGACCCCTTTTGCCTAGGCCGATTCCTGGTGCACCAG GATATATGTCTGCACCTCCCATGCAACCAATGGTACCTCCTCCTGGAGCTCCCCAGGTGCCAGGTCAGCTGAGTTCCCTACCCCGGCCGCCGACATTAGCTCCCACACCAACAGTTCCTGGAAGCACTGCACCACCAGCTTCGAATGGTGCTCCTTCTATTGCTCCACCAGCCATGTATCAAGCCAATCCAACAGCACCAGCAACTGGAGGTTATGATAGTTACAATGCAAATGCTCAAGCACCTGAGGGCAATCACTGA